In Novipirellula caenicola, one genomic interval encodes:
- a CDS encoding response regulator gives MASHSSCEQSAATSVDAYASEPGLLVEDNVLVQQSLVHALEVIGFPAKFASDGEQALAMLQQTPYRFVLMDVQMPGINGIDALAKIRQLEGPNCDVPVAIMSGNDSERAAATAAGADGFLTKPIAVSDLGKTVQELIARARREPAK, from the coding sequence ATGGCGTCTCATTCTTCATGTGAGCAGTCCGCGGCGACGTCCGTCGACGCCTACGCGAGCGAACCTGGTTTGCTTGTCGAAGACAATGTGCTGGTCCAGCAGTCGCTGGTGCATGCATTGGAGGTCATCGGGTTTCCGGCAAAGTTTGCGTCCGATGGCGAGCAAGCACTCGCAATGCTGCAGCAGACGCCCTACCGTTTCGTGCTGATGGATGTGCAGATGCCCGGCATCAACGGCATCGATGCGCTTGCAAAAATCCGTCAACTCGAGGGGCCGAATTGCGATGTTCCCGTCGCCATCATGAGTGGCAATGATTCCGAACGCGCCGCCGCGACGGCCGCCGGAGCAGACGGGTTTCTGACCAAACCGATTGCCGTTTCCGATCTAGGAAAAACGGTCCAAGAGCTGATTGCACGAGCACGTCGCGAACCAGCGAAATAG
- a CDS encoding translation initiation factor: MTRLFAGTPFDIPPTCDRCGELEEACKCPPPAHEYLPAEKQTAKVFTERRKNKRVMTIVKDLKPDETDLPKLLSELKSAIGAGGSLQENQIEIQGDHLARVQEKLKSIGYRVR; encoded by the coding sequence ATGACCCGACTATTCGCAGGCACTCCGTTTGACATTCCGCCGACCTGTGATCGTTGCGGTGAGCTCGAAGAAGCATGTAAATGTCCGCCGCCGGCTCACGAGTATCTGCCGGCGGAAAAGCAGACGGCCAAGGTGTTCACGGAGCGACGCAAGAACAAACGCGTGATGACGATCGTCAAGGATTTGAAGCCGGACGAAACCGACTTGCCAAAGTTGTTGTCCGAACTGAAATCGGCCATCGGTGCGGGCGGATCGCTACAAGAAAATCAAATTGAAATCCAAGGCGATCATCTTGCCCGTGTGCAAGAGAAACTCAAATCAATCGGCTACCGCGTTCGCTGA
- a CDS encoding phosphatase PAP2 family protein, whose product MSHRDYAKSRSKLSMFGGADADELAPFRTTSLMWMSGISLLIVPMLTLIDVPVGRWLAVNRPSKEIASVFELAGYFSHATGVFLILLCILLMAPRRRRYVPRLAVLAMGAGAVSTLAKMFVLRERPSRINLDIATYDKAWHWVFDWSLDQVATFDAGTRAFPSSNMAVAAAFAIGLAAVLPRGRWVFAMMLIGTMLQRMYSGAHFISDVFGGAAFGLIWGYVCFHPKLLGSLFDRMESERRPKRPLFEEKLPRIDEANRVDEASTDDEDEGRIAA is encoded by the coding sequence ATGTCCCATCGTGACTACGCGAAATCTCGGTCCAAGTTGTCGATGTTTGGCGGCGCCGACGCAGACGAACTCGCTCCGTTCCGCACCACCAGCTTGATGTGGATGTCGGGCATCTCGCTGTTGATCGTCCCCATGTTGACGTTGATCGACGTGCCGGTCGGTCGTTGGTTGGCAGTCAATCGGCCCTCGAAAGAGATCGCCAGCGTGTTTGAATTGGCCGGATATTTTTCGCATGCCACCGGCGTGTTCTTGATCCTGCTGTGTATCTTGCTGATGGCACCGCGTCGCCGCCGCTATGTCCCGCGGTTAGCCGTGCTGGCGATGGGGGCCGGAGCCGTTTCGACGCTCGCGAAAATGTTTGTCCTGCGAGAACGCCCCAGTCGTATCAATCTGGACATCGCAACCTATGACAAAGCATGGCATTGGGTGTTTGATTGGTCGTTGGATCAAGTTGCCACGTTTGATGCGGGCACACGAGCCTTTCCCAGTTCGAACATGGCAGTCGCTGCCGCGTTTGCGATCGGGCTGGCTGCGGTCCTGCCGCGAGGCCGGTGGGTGTTCGCGATGATGCTGATTGGCACGATGCTGCAGCGAATGTACTCGGGAGCCCACTTTATCAGCGACGTGTTTGGCGGCGCTGCGTTCGGTTTGATCTGGGGTTACGTTTGCTTTCACCCCAAACTGCTCGGCAGCCTGTTCGATCGAATGGAATCCGAGCGACGACCGAAACGCCCGTTGTTCGAAGAAAAACTGCCCCGCATTGACGAAGCGAACCGAGTCGATGAGGCTAGCACGGACGATGAGGACGAAGGCCGGATCGCCGCGTGA
- a CDS encoding ribose-phosphate pyrophosphokinase has protein sequence MRELKIFSGRANRDLTTKICKHLHLEPAKITLGKFPDGENYCKLDEDVRGRDVFLVQPTSPPVNDNLFELLVMIDCCKRASAERITAVIPYFGYARQDRKDEGRVPITAKLVANVIARAGADRVLTMDLHAAQIQGFFDVPVDHLYAAPVLNDHFLARGLKDEEIVVVSPDEGSIKRAVGHGKRLGGSLAIVDKRRTSATEVRQSTIIGGPVEGKVALLFDDMISTAGSICGAARLVHQAGAKEIHIACTHGILCGPAIERLREAPIDSIIVTDSIPLPAEKQLPNMVQLSVAPLLAEAIKRIHHDQSISELFRER, from the coding sequence ATGCGTGAATTGAAAATCTTCAGCGGCCGAGCCAATCGCGATCTCACCACCAAGATCTGCAAGCATCTGCATCTCGAACCGGCAAAAATCACGTTAGGCAAGTTTCCTGACGGCGAGAACTACTGCAAACTCGACGAAGACGTCCGCGGTCGCGACGTGTTTTTGGTCCAGCCGACATCGCCACCGGTCAACGACAATTTGTTCGAATTGTTGGTGATGATCGATTGCTGCAAACGAGCCAGCGCCGAACGGATCACCGCAGTGATCCCCTACTTTGGCTACGCACGGCAAGACCGCAAAGACGAAGGGCGAGTGCCGATCACCGCAAAATTGGTCGCTAACGTGATCGCGCGAGCCGGCGCCGATCGCGTGTTGACGATGGATTTGCATGCGGCGCAGATCCAAGGTTTCTTTGACGTACCGGTCGACCACTTGTACGCCGCGCCCGTTTTGAATGACCACTTTCTCGCTCGCGGGTTGAAGGACGAAGAGATCGTCGTGGTCAGCCCCGATGAGGGCAGCATCAAACGCGCCGTCGGCCACGGCAAACGACTCGGTGGTTCGCTGGCGATCGTCGATAAACGGCGAACCAGTGCGACCGAAGTTCGCCAAAGTACGATCATCGGTGGCCCGGTCGAAGGCAAAGTCGCCTTGTTGTTTGACGACATGATCAGCACCGCAGGGTCCATCTGTGGGGCCGCACGGTTGGTTCACCAGGCGGGCGCCAAAGAAATTCACATTGCTTGCACGCACGGAATTTTGTGTGGACCGGCGATTGAACGGCTTCGCGAGGCCCCGATCGATTCGATCATCGTGACCGATTCGATTCCGTTGCCCGCGGAAAAGCAATTGCCCAACATGGTTCAATTGAGCGTCGCACCGCTGTTGGCCGAAGCGATCAAGCGAATCCACCACGACCAATCGATCAGCGAGTTGTTCCGCGAACGGTAG
- a CDS encoding sugar phosphate nucleotidyltransferase, with protein MSESTNAHANDAFDEPCAIVLAAGKGTRMKSDLPKVLCPVVGRAMIHFVLDALEAAGIKRQIIVVGYEADAVKKELASRSGKIEFAYQDEQLGTGHAVQICRPALEKQTGPTIVVAGDSPLIQSTSLKKCLDHFRETQPALLLGTLEKENPEGLGRIVRDAAGEFIGIIEHKDATEEQRKITEVNMSTYLFNTPDLLDALSKLSNDNAQGEYYLTDTAKLLREAGRPVEAIAVLKPCESLSINNPDELKLVDETMRSMGYA; from the coding sequence ATGTCTGAATCGACAAACGCTCACGCGAACGACGCTTTTGATGAGCCTTGTGCCATCGTGTTGGCCGCGGGCAAGGGAACTCGAATGAAGAGTGACCTGCCAAAAGTTCTTTGCCCGGTGGTCGGCCGCGCGATGATCCACTTTGTGCTCGACGCCCTCGAAGCCGCAGGCATCAAGCGACAAATCATCGTCGTTGGCTACGAGGCCGACGCGGTCAAAAAAGAGCTCGCTAGCCGCAGTGGCAAGATCGAATTCGCCTACCAAGATGAGCAGCTAGGCACGGGACATGCCGTCCAAATTTGCCGCCCCGCACTCGAAAAACAGACAGGGCCCACGATTGTCGTCGCAGGCGATTCGCCGCTGATCCAATCAACCAGCTTAAAAAAATGCCTCGATCATTTCCGTGAAACCCAACCCGCCTTGTTGCTGGGAACGCTCGAAAAAGAGAACCCCGAAGGCTTGGGGCGAATCGTGCGTGACGCCGCGGGCGAGTTCATCGGGATCATCGAACACAAAGACGCCACGGAAGAACAGCGGAAAATTACCGAAGTCAACATGAGCACGTATTTGTTCAATACGCCCGACTTGTTGGATGCGTTGTCAAAATTGAGCAATGATAACGCTCAAGGCGAGTACTATCTGACCGATACCGCCAAACTGCTTCGCGAAGCCGGACGACCTGTCGAAGCGATCGCGGTTCTAAAACCTTGCGAATCGCTTTCGATCAATAACCCAGATGAATTGAAACTAGTCGACGAAACGATGCGATCGATGGGGTATGCATAA
- a CDS encoding DUF2752 domain-containing protein translates to MNENRKSHPMLLIAIVTTLVVCAATGIVLLQMLQPNHDSWFPKCQFYQSTGLHCPGCGATRAVLALLHGDVFLAVRNNALLILGGPLLVIYIIRQNRRPDFDPRSTLRIISIMVTVLVIFSVARNIPSPTSSPFAPVPVAK, encoded by the coding sequence ATGAACGAAAATCGAAAATCCCATCCCATGTTGCTGATCGCAATCGTCACCACCTTGGTGGTTTGTGCCGCCACCGGAATCGTTTTGCTGCAGATGCTTCAGCCAAACCACGATTCCTGGTTCCCAAAGTGCCAATTTTACCAGTCGACGGGATTGCACTGTCCCGGATGCGGCGCAACGCGAGCGGTTTTGGCGCTGCTGCACGGCGACGTCTTCCTGGCGGTGCGAAATAACGCGTTGCTGATTCTTGGGGGCCCGTTGCTGGTGATCTACATCATCCGCCAAAACCGACGTCCGGATTTCGATCCACGATCCACGCTGCGGATCATTTCGATCATGGTAACCGTGCTGGTCATCTTCAGCGTCGCCCGAAATATCCCCTCCCCCACAAGTAGCCCGTTCGCACCGGTGCCAGTGGCAAAGTAA
- a CDS encoding DUF58 domain-containing protein, with protein MPATATDPLLSPELLGRLERLELVSRKVFRGRMKGERRSRRKGESVEFADFRHYVAGDDLRLIDWNLYARLDQLFLKLFLEEEDLHFFSLIDASESMNFGDPTKLRVAKQMAAALGYVGLCRADRVSVSVLGPEGRRAPVLRGRASLWKMLAYLDSVQSGHNVSLHDGVKEFALRTSGTGVAVLLTDLMDKEGYESALRMLIGRRMDVFVMHILSPEEIDPPLRGDRKLIDIEDRDEAEITINAHVLNKYKETVQAFMNSAKHFCSKRSIIYIPVRTDTPVETIVTRYLRERGVVR; from the coding sequence ATGCCAGCGACCGCAACGGATCCACTGCTAAGCCCTGAATTGCTCGGGCGACTCGAACGTTTGGAACTTGTTTCTCGCAAAGTTTTTCGAGGAAGAATGAAAGGCGAACGTCGCAGCCGACGCAAAGGAGAAAGCGTCGAGTTCGCCGATTTTCGTCACTACGTCGCCGGCGACGATTTGCGGCTGATCGATTGGAATCTATACGCTCGATTGGACCAGCTATTTTTAAAGCTGTTTCTCGAGGAAGAGGACCTGCATTTTTTCTCGCTGATTGACGCCAGCGAATCGATGAACTTTGGCGACCCCACCAAACTTCGCGTGGCCAAACAGATGGCCGCCGCGCTTGGTTACGTCGGGCTATGCCGAGCCGACCGCGTCAGCGTGTCGGTGCTAGGTCCCGAAGGCCGTCGTGCCCCGGTGCTCCGCGGCCGAGCCAGTCTGTGGAAAATGTTGGCGTATCTCGATTCGGTGCAAAGCGGCCACAACGTTTCGCTACACGACGGGGTGAAAGAGTTTGCCCTGAGGACATCGGGTACCGGGGTCGCGGTGCTGTTGACCGATTTGATGGACAAAGAGGGTTACGAATCGGCGCTGCGGATGTTGATCGGACGCCGAATGGATGTGTTTGTGATGCACATCTTGTCGCCCGAAGAAATCGATCCACCGCTGCGAGGCGACCGCAAACTAATCGATATTGAGGATCGAGATGAGGCCGAGATCACGATCAACGCTCATGTGCTGAACAAATACAAAGAAACCGTTCAAGCGTTTATGAATTCAGCCAAACATTTTTGTTCGAAGCGATCCATCATCTACATTCCTGTTCGCACGGACACGCCAGTCGAGACGATTGTGACTCGATATTTACGTGAACGAGGGGTGGTGCGATGA
- a CDS encoding BatA and WFA domain-containing protein, translating to MSWISTLTPLHWALFSLIPIGIILLYFLKLRREPVEVPSTFLWKKTIEDLHVNSLLQRLRRSILLFLQLLIITLAALAMLRPGVRGETSSRGRLVFLIDTSASMQTTDVDDDANRFERAKRLVSERIEAMSDSETAMLVSFSDRAEVLQSFTSDRNRLRDALSRAEVTNRPTDVLGALKAADGLANPRRTSEAGDVNDVQVADALPADLLLYSDGGFQTVTEFDLGNLAPTYIPIGSAEVTNLAITAFSAERNVEKPEQVQIFATVINLGTRPAAATATLTLDDELLDASSVDLPVGEQAGLSFSIESEEAISLKLALDIKDDLAIDNVAYAALTPMRNVSVLVVTPGNSPLEIALSTSKAGKICQSEFVPPEYMSTESYQQRAESGNDDLIIYDRCSPETMPRTNTFFIGALPSNKVSNTDGTTTEAWKWNSEPSGVALIDMDRTHPLMRYLELFSLLIFQGRSVEGPAGSTELLGADIGPMLMIAPRDGYQDLVLGFELISTGADGATQTNTNWYAERSWPVFVLNVLRYLAGAAEVSGAPSYTPGDTVRLRVESAIRDVDVERLRDKAAKVPVGPSGVTEIVETDMPGNYRVKSGERIVDMFSINLFNRSESTVAAAESIELGYESVEGEVGGVEKRQEYWRWLLIGMLAILATEWWVFGRRVA from the coding sequence ATGAGTTGGATTTCAACGCTGACGCCGCTTCACTGGGCACTGTTTTCGCTGATCCCGATCGGCATCATCCTGCTGTATTTCTTGAAACTTCGGCGGGAACCCGTCGAGGTTCCGAGTACGTTTTTGTGGAAAAAAACGATCGAGGACCTCCACGTCAACAGTTTGCTGCAACGACTACGCCGCAGCATCCTACTGTTTTTACAACTGTTGATCATCACGTTGGCGGCATTGGCGATGTTGCGTCCCGGGGTTCGCGGTGAAACTTCCAGCCGCGGTCGTCTGGTGTTCTTGATCGACACATCGGCTAGCATGCAGACGACCGACGTCGATGATGACGCCAATCGTTTTGAAAGGGCCAAGCGGTTGGTGTCCGAGCGAATCGAGGCGATGTCCGATAGCGAAACTGCAATGCTGGTGTCGTTCAGCGATCGCGCCGAGGTATTGCAATCGTTCACATCAGACCGCAACCGATTGCGTGACGCACTGTCGCGTGCCGAGGTGACCAACCGCCCCACCGATGTGCTCGGTGCGCTCAAGGCCGCCGATGGACTGGCCAATCCGCGACGTACCAGCGAAGCAGGCGATGTGAACGACGTGCAGGTTGCCGACGCGTTGCCCGCCGATTTGCTGTTGTACAGCGATGGCGGGTTTCAAACGGTAACCGAATTTGATCTTGGCAACTTGGCTCCGACCTACATTCCAATCGGGTCAGCCGAAGTCACCAATTTGGCGATCACCGCGTTTTCGGCAGAGCGTAACGTTGAAAAACCCGAGCAAGTCCAGATCTTTGCCACGGTCATCAATTTAGGTACCCGCCCCGCAGCAGCGACCGCGACATTGACGTTGGACGACGAACTGCTTGATGCATCGAGCGTCGATTTGCCTGTGGGCGAACAAGCGGGATTGTCGTTTTCGATTGAAAGCGAAGAAGCGATCTCGCTGAAATTGGCGTTGGATATCAAAGACGACCTCGCGATTGACAATGTCGCTTACGCAGCGTTGACGCCAATGCGAAACGTTTCGGTCCTGGTCGTCACGCCAGGAAACTCGCCGCTTGAAATCGCACTTTCGACTTCCAAGGCTGGCAAGATATGCCAATCCGAATTCGTGCCGCCTGAATACATGAGTACGGAATCTTACCAACAGCGAGCCGAATCGGGCAACGACGACTTGATCATCTACGACCGATGTTCGCCCGAGACGATGCCGCGGACGAATACCTTTTTTATTGGCGCGCTTCCGAGCAACAAGGTATCCAACACCGATGGTACGACCACTGAAGCATGGAAATGGAATAGTGAACCCTCCGGTGTGGCACTGATCGACATGGACCGGACTCATCCGTTGATGCGGTACTTGGAACTGTTTTCGCTACTGATTTTCCAGGGCCGTTCGGTCGAAGGCCCAGCGGGCAGCACCGAACTGCTCGGTGCGGACATCGGACCGATGCTGATGATCGCGCCGCGAGATGGATACCAAGACCTGGTCCTAGGATTCGAATTGATCAGCACGGGTGCCGATGGTGCAACACAAACCAACACGAATTGGTACGCAGAACGATCGTGGCCCGTGTTCGTGTTGAACGTGCTGCGTTATTTAGCAGGCGCCGCCGAAGTCAGTGGCGCGCCGTCGTACACTCCCGGCGACACCGTGCGACTGCGAGTCGAGAGCGCCATCCGCGATGTCGACGTCGAACGTTTGAGGGACAAAGCGGCCAAGGTCCCTGTGGGTCCATCGGGAGTGACTGAAATTGTCGAAACGGACATGCCCGGCAATTATCGCGTGAAATCCGGCGAGCGAATTGTTGATATGTTTTCGATCAACTTATTCAACCGCAGCGAAAGCACGGTCGCCGCAGCCGAAAGCATCGAGCTTGGGTACGAATCGGTCGAAGGCGAAGTCGGCGGCGTGGAAAAACGCCAAGAGTATTGGCGGTGGCTATTGATCGGCATGTTGGCGATCCTGGCAACCGAATGGTGGGTGTTCGGCCGCCGCGTCGCGTAG
- a CDS encoding sulfatase-like hydrolase/transferase encodes MINRKLIRPIHRLLSLGIGLLCLAVTGSAKADTEPRRDAAAPNVIMLMSDDQGWGDVGFNGNDDIHTPNLDAMAAGGMRLDRFYAAAPLCSPTRGSCLTGRYPFRFGILAAHTGGMRVGETTIPELLKKKGYRSGFFGKWHVGWVKPDDVGSRGFYSPPSHHGYDQYFATTSAVPTWNPTVTPEGWDSWGNEPGKPWKGGMPYVQDGKDVSENMAGDDSCIIMDRVIPFIESNQDQPFLATVWFHAPHEPVVAGEEYKKRYKKFGKARQNYYGCITAMDEQIGRLRAKLRELGIEKRTLVLFCSDNGPADSLSKKGVASAGPFQGHKHTMYEGGLLVPACAEWPGVIPAGTATDVRCSTVDFLPTIAHACQVESAIKSSLPIDGVNLMPLLTEKVESQERELFFGYRRLQGGIDGKAIISGNWKLLQEAKKDGKLRLYDLSQDPYEENDLAATSPERLSALSQRLAEIEASCQRSRDGADYRY; translated from the coding sequence ATGATCAATCGTAAATTAATTCGCCCAATTCATCGTCTGTTGTCGCTGGGGATAGGGCTGTTGTGCTTGGCCGTGACCGGTTCGGCGAAAGCCGATACCGAGCCACGTCGCGATGCGGCGGCTCCCAACGTGATCATGCTGATGAGCGATGACCAAGGATGGGGAGACGTTGGATTCAACGGCAACGATGACATACACACGCCGAACCTCGACGCGATGGCAGCCGGGGGGATGCGGTTGGACCGCTTTTATGCCGCCGCGCCGCTGTGCTCGCCGACGCGCGGCAGTTGTTTAACTGGCCGATATCCCTTTCGCTTTGGAATTCTCGCTGCACACACCGGTGGGATGCGAGTGGGTGAAACGACGATCCCCGAACTGCTGAAAAAGAAAGGCTACCGAAGCGGGTTTTTTGGAAAATGGCATGTCGGCTGGGTCAAACCCGACGACGTCGGATCGCGTGGCTTCTACTCGCCGCCGTCACACCATGGGTACGATCAATACTTTGCCACCACAAGCGCGGTGCCCACTTGGAACCCAACGGTGACACCCGAGGGATGGGACAGCTGGGGGAACGAACCAGGCAAACCATGGAAAGGCGGAATGCCTTATGTCCAAGATGGAAAGGATGTGTCCGAGAATATGGCGGGCGATGATAGCTGTATCATCATGGACCGTGTGATCCCATTTATCGAATCCAATCAAGATCAACCGTTCCTCGCCACGGTTTGGTTTCATGCTCCGCACGAACCCGTGGTGGCGGGTGAGGAATACAAAAAACGCTATAAGAAATTCGGCAAGGCTCGGCAAAACTACTATGGCTGTATCACGGCGATGGACGAGCAGATTGGTCGCTTGCGTGCCAAACTGCGTGAACTTGGTATTGAAAAACGGACCCTCGTTCTGTTTTGTAGTGACAACGGACCTGCGGATAGTTTGTCCAAAAAAGGAGTGGCTTCGGCGGGCCCGTTCCAAGGTCACAAACACACGATGTATGAAGGCGGGTTGTTGGTTCCGGCTTGTGCCGAATGGCCCGGCGTGATCCCCGCAGGCACGGCAACCGACGTGCGTTGTTCGACGGTTGATTTTTTGCCAACCATCGCCCATGCGTGTCAGGTTGAATCGGCAATCAAGTCCTCGTTGCCGATCGACGGAGTCAATCTGATGCCGCTATTGACCGAAAAAGTCGAGTCACAAGAGCGAGAGCTGTTTTTTGGTTATCGCCGCTTGCAAGGTGGGATTGATGGCAAGGCAATCATTTCCGGAAATTGGAAGCTGTTGCAAGAGGCCAAGAAGGACGGCAAGCTTCGTCTGTACGATCTAAGCCAAGATCCATACGAAGAAAATGATCTCGCCGCCACGTCGCCCGAACGATTGTCGGCGCTGAGTCAGCGGTTGGCGGAAATCGAAGCGAGTTGTCAGCGTAGCCGTGATGGCGCCGATTATCGTTATTGA
- a CDS encoding sulfatase, with amino-acid sequence MTLINDDLRRGEPDRVRFFVSRFLVMALAVASGVSGWDSACLHAEEPESKRKKSAVAANQPPNVLFIAVDDLNDWVGCLGGNPDAQTPNIDEFAKNSVLFRNSHCQVALCNASRTSVLTGMYASTTGIYGNSLKRAGSVYRSATQMPAWFRDNGYHTMCMGKIYHNDHGKKAYWDAVGPKTLRWGPEPPDGRQFAKRFGDRAKDTLAWAALDIEPGEMPDEQVATWAKTQLDQKHEKPFFLAIGFYKPHTPMTAPKRYFDQFDREKLTMPAVLENDLDDVPEIARRWVLGRDDLIADDAVDQYSPTYRRELVHAYHACVALTDDCIGQVLSHLRDSRYANNTIVVLWSDHGWHLGEKQHWRKWMPWEESTRSFLAVHVPGVSADGNACDRTVGLIDIYPTLAELCQLEPPAQLEGQSFRRLLVNPNDEWDRPALTSTTAGNHTVRSERWRYIRYRDGSEELYDHSKDPNEWSNLAGHPELNEVKKQHARWIDTLTEGEVIQ; translated from the coding sequence ATGACACTTATTAACGACGACCTACGCCGAGGCGAACCCGACCGAGTTCGATTCTTCGTGTCACGCTTTCTGGTGATGGCACTTGCGGTGGCAAGTGGCGTTTCGGGGTGGGACTCGGCTTGCTTACACGCCGAGGAACCAGAATCGAAACGGAAGAAATCCGCGGTCGCTGCCAATCAACCTCCCAATGTTTTGTTCATCGCTGTGGACGACCTCAACGATTGGGTGGGATGTCTCGGTGGGAATCCAGATGCCCAAACGCCCAACATCGACGAGTTTGCCAAAAACAGTGTGTTGTTTCGTAATTCGCATTGCCAAGTCGCACTTTGTAACGCGTCACGTACCTCGGTGCTGACCGGGATGTATGCATCGACGACCGGGATCTATGGAAACAGTCTGAAGCGTGCTGGTTCGGTCTATCGTTCGGCAACGCAGATGCCGGCTTGGTTTCGCGACAATGGTTACCACACGATGTGTATGGGCAAAATCTATCACAACGACCATGGCAAAAAGGCCTATTGGGACGCGGTGGGGCCAAAGACGCTGCGATGGGGGCCGGAGCCTCCGGACGGAAGACAGTTTGCAAAACGATTTGGCGATCGAGCCAAGGACACGTTGGCGTGGGCGGCACTCGATATCGAACCGGGCGAAATGCCCGACGAGCAAGTGGCTACTTGGGCGAAAACGCAATTGGACCAAAAACACGAGAAACCCTTCTTTCTTGCGATCGGGTTCTACAAACCTCATACCCCGATGACCGCGCCGAAACGCTATTTCGACCAATTCGATCGTGAAAAATTGACAATGCCAGCCGTGCTGGAGAACGACTTGGATGATGTTCCCGAGATCGCTCGGCGTTGGGTACTCGGCCGCGATGATTTGATCGCCGATGACGCCGTGGATCAGTACAGCCCCACTTATCGACGCGAATTAGTGCATGCCTATCACGCTTGCGTCGCGTTGACCGACGATTGCATCGGGCAAGTGCTGTCACATTTGCGAGATAGCCGCTATGCCAACAACACGATCGTCGTGCTTTGGTCCGATCACGGTTGGCATCTAGGTGAAAAACAGCACTGGCGGAAATGGATGCCATGGGAAGAATCCACGCGTAGCTTTCTGGCCGTGCATGTGCCGGGAGTGTCCGCCGATGGAAACGCGTGCGATCGCACGGTTGGATTGATCGACATCTATCCGACGCTCGCCGAGCTTTGCCAATTGGAGCCGCCGGCTCAATTGGAAGGGCAAAGTTTTCGACGATTGTTGGTGAACCCTAATGACGAATGGGATCGGCCTGCGTTGACATCGACGACCGCAGGCAACCATACCGTTCGCTCCGAACGATGGCGTTACATTCGCTATCGCGACGGTTCGGAAGAACTTTATGATCACAGCAAAGATCCCAATGAGTGGAGCAACTTGGCGGGTCACCCTGAATTGAACGAAGTCAAAAAACAGCATGCTCGATGGATCGACACATTAACCGAAGGTGAAGTTATCCAATGA